The genomic region AAAAAGATAGTGAAAAAGCTGTAAATGCAGTTTTAGAATCAATCATGGATGCAGTTAGTGCAGGGGATAAAGTACAGCTAATTGGATTTGGTACTTTTGAAGCTAGAGAAAGGGCAGCTAGGGAAGGTAGAAATCCATCTACTGGTGAAGTTATTAGTATTCCAGCTACTAAAGTTCCAGCATTCAAAGCAG from Anaerobranca gottschalkii DSM 13577 harbors:
- a CDS encoding HU family DNA-binding protein, with amino-acid sequence MNKTELIQSVAEKSGLTKKDSEKAVNAVLESIMDAVSAGDKVQLIGFGTFEARERAAREGRNPSTGEVISIPATKVPAFKAGKAFKDMVK